A window of Mycolicibacterium madagascariense genomic DNA:
CACCAACCACTCGGGCAGCTCCGTCCCAGCCGACGAGGACGTGCGAGAGGGGTCTCCCACCAGGGGATTTGCCACTCACTCACCAGCCGGATCATGCCGTTGCGAGAGCGGCGGCGAGTCGCGTTGGTCGACCGCTCATCACGGGTTACCTTGGCGCAGTGGACCGTCGGTGCGTGTGCAGTCAGGCTGCGCCGACGTCGCGTCGTAACCTTCTGAAGGGCCTCGTGGCCGCCCCCCTACTGCTCGGCGCCGGCGCCCTCGCAGCACCGCGCGCGACGGCCGACACCGCGCTGTCGAGCGCGTTCAGCGTGACGGGCCAGAACCCGACGATCATCAACCGCGCCGAATGGGGTGCCGACGAGTCGATGCGCCGCGGAGCGCCCTTCTACGACAAGGGAATCAGGGCCGGGATCGTCCACCACACGGCCACTACCAATGACTACGCACCGACGGATTCGGCCGGCACCGTGCGATCGATCTACGACTACCACACCCGCACGCTGGGGTGGGGCGACATCGCCTACAACGCACTCGTCGACAAGTACGGCCAGGTGTTCGAGGGCAGGTACGGCGGGATGACCCGGGCCGTGCAGGGCACCCACACCGGCGGGTTCAACCAAAACACCTGGGCCGTGGCCATGATCGGCAACTTCGACGAGATGGCTCCCACCCCGGCGCAGCTGCGTGCGGTGGGCCTGCTGTTCGGTTGGCGTCTGGCCATGGACGACATCGACCCGAAGGGGTCGGTACAGCTGACCTCCGAGGGTGGGCCCTACACGCGCTTCGCCCAGGGCGAGACCCCGACGCTGGCGACGATCTTCGCCCACCGCGACGTCGGCCCGACGGCGTGCCCCGGTGGCCTCGGATACGGCTGCCTCGACCGCATCCGGGACACCGCCGCGCACTTCGACAAGCCCGCCAGCTCGGCCGATCTCGCCGATTCGATGCGTGGCACTGCGATCTACACGCGGTGGCAGGCGATGGGCGGCATGGCGGGGGCGCTGGGAGCCCCGACGTCTCCGGAGACCCCGGGTGCGGGGTCCGCCCGTTACGTCACCTTTGACAAGGGGGCGATGTACTGGTCTCCGTCGACGGGGGCGGCGCCGGTGACGGGAGCCATCTACGATGCCTGGGCGACACTGGGTTTCGAACGCGGCGCACTCGGACTGCCCACCAGCGGCGAGATCCAGGAACCGCAGTGGATCGGGCAGAACTTCCAACACGGCACCCTCAACGTCGACCGTGGAAGCGGTCTGGTGACCCGGGTGATGGACGGCATTCCCGTCACGTTGCCGCCGCCGTCGCCCGACGGACCACCCGTGCAGCTCGAACGGTTCTCTCCTGCCCGCAACCGCGTCTGACCCGTCTTCCGCCCGTTTCCCCGGCGCTCAGGCCAGCCGGGACCCGCACACCGGCCAGGCGCCCCTGCCCTGACGCATGCGCGTGACCTCGGCGATCGCGATCTGTTCCTCGCGGGTGGCGAGGTCGGCGCGCGGTGCGTACCGCAGCCCGCCGTTGCGTTGCCATGTGCTCTGGTCGAATTGGGCGCCACCGTAGAACCCGTTGCCGGTGTTGATGGCCCAGTTGCCGCCGGATTCACACGCCGCCAGCGCATCCCAGGCCGCGCCGTCACGCACCGGCGGCACCTCGGTGCCGGGCTTCGCGCCGATCCGCAGCACGGTGGGGCGGGCCGGCGTCATGGTGATGTTGCGGACGGCCTGCTGACCGGTGGCGACGCCGTCGACCAGCGTGATGGTGAACGTGATGTCCTGAGTGCCAGGCGATCCGGGGTCCTCGACCACGCTGCGGCTCATGTTCATCCGCGGGTCGGCGATGCGGTACACCCGCGGTGGCACCTGCGTGCGCTCGGTGACCGTCTTGGCGCGAATGCGGGTGACCTGGATCCGCATTCCCTCGGTGACCGCAGACGTCGCCGCGGGCACCACGCGGTCGGCACCGGTCAACGGGGATCCGCTGGCCGCGAGGAGCTCTCCGACGGTGCGCGCGGCCACGTGCCGATCGCCGACTACGCCGGCGTCGTCGAGGTGCACCGTCTTCGCGCTGATCACGGGCAGCGCCATGCCCGTCAGCGGCACCGGACGGTCGGCGGACGTCCCGACGGGCCGTGCGTCGCCCAGCGAAAGTTGCGCAAGCGCCTCCCCGACGGTGGTCGCGGTGGTCCACACCCGGGTGGCAGGACCGCCGTCGATCGAGAGCTGCAGTGGACGGGCTCGTCGTAGCACGATCGTCTCCGCGTCGCGCACCGGCCGGTCGGCCGCGGGCCGGAGCTCGTCGCGGTCCCCGGCCCGAATGCCGTTGTCGCGCAACACGTCTGCCACCGTCGAGTCCAGGGTCGACACCGTCACGGCCGAACCGTCGACGACCAGGGTGACCGTCGCGTGCCTGGCGACGGTGTAGGCACCGCCCACCATCGTCGCCGCCACGACCGCGCCCAGGATCGCCCGGGCCACTGCCCGTCGACGGCGCGTCGTCGCCGAGGACGCCGTCGTCGCAGGCGTTCTCGACGGAGAGACGCCGTCGGCACGGTCGGCATCGGCGAGCAGACGCGAGACCGTCGCGCCGAGAACGTCTTTGGAGTGGGGAACGCCCGCAGTGGCGAGCGCCAGGACGCCGAGCCGCACCAGCCCCGCCTCCTGGCAGAGTGCGAGGGCGCGGACGAGCTGAGCGTGCAGTGCGGCGCGGTGGCGCCGACGAAACGCGGTGATGGCGCGGTGATCCGGCGTCGTGCCTGCGGCCAGCCAGCGCAGCGACGGGTCGTCCACGCACCGGCGCGCGAGCTCGCGCGACGACGACACGCCGTGTGCGTAGCCGTAGAGGAGGATGCCCACGAGCAGTCGAGGTCGCCCGTGGCGGCGGCCGTCGGTGACCCCGGCATCCGGGTCGTCGAGGTCGTCGAGGTCGAGGAACCCGTCGACCAACTCGGCGATGCCGCGCGCCACGCGTCGACTGGGCACCGTGTCCAGTTCCACCGTCACGTCGATCGATCCACCGTCCTCGACCCCCCGGTGGCACATCATCGCCCACCCGCACGAGAGTGCGGGCCACCGGCGCTCCCGGCGTGTCGCGCGGCGGCGCGCCCGCCGAACCGCAGGCGAAGAGGAAGGCAACACCCGGCGGATTCATAGCCGGATCAAAGATGTTCGTGTCACAGTGGAGGCATGGACACCGCACCACCCGGCGACGGGCCGACGCCGAAGTCCCCCGATCGCTCCGGCCCCAGTCTGTTGCTGCTGCCCCTGGCGCTGCTCGTCGGCGCCGTCGTGGGACTGTCCACCCTCGGTGAGCACCAGGAGGCCGTTCGACCGGCCACCACCGCGCACGCGCACTCGGCCGCCCATTCTCCGGGTGCGGCAGAACCGTGGCACGCCTACGGCATGCAGCCCGCCGTGAACTACCTCCGCGTGCTGGCACACCACCTGCACCTCTGATCCGCACGACGCGCGCACGACACCGACCAGACACCGCCAGTCGACTGTTGTAGAGTCCGGTCCCGTATCGTACTGTCAATTTAGTTGATCTAAGACTGTCCGCCCTGCTGCGTGGCGGCCATTGTCGGCGCTCGTCGGAAGGGTCTCGGTTGCCGCGTTCGATATGGGGAGGGCTGGCCCGGCGCTGGATGATCGTGGTGGCGATCGTGGTCGTCGCCGTCGCGGGCTTCGCCGTGTACCGCCTCAACGGCATCTTCGGGTCGAAGGACGTGACGTCCACGCCCAGCGGCGGCGCGAACGAGATCGTGCCGTTCAATCCGAAGCACGTGGTGCTGCAGGTGTTCGGTCCCCCGGGCACCGTCGCGACCATCACCTATCTCGACGTCAACGCCCAACCGCAGCGCGTCGACGCGGCCACCCTGCCGTGGGCCTACGACACGACCACCACCCAGCCCGCGGTGTTCGTCAACGTCGCCGCGCAGGGTGACAGCGATTCGATCGGCTGCCGCATCGAGATCGACGGCGTCGTGAAGGACGAGAAGACGGTCAACACGCTCAACGCCTACACCTCGTGCCTGGACAAGTCCGGATGAGCACCGCACAGTCCGAACGGCCCACCATCGCCGACCGCGTGTCACCGCGGCTGCGTCGCTACTCGGTGCTCATCGCACTGTTCTGGTTGAGTCTGGCGGTCCTCACCAACGTCTTCGTGCCGCAGCTCGAGACGGTGGCCGAGCAGCACAACGTGTCCCTCAGTCCCCAGGACGCGCCGTCGCTGCAGGCCAGCAAGCGGATCGGAAAGGTCTTCCAGGAGTACGACTCCGACAGCGCGGCGATGATCGTCCTGGAGGGCCAGCAGCCGCTCGGCGCCGACGCCCACCACTACTACGACGACCTGGTGAACCGGCTCGCCAAGGACACCAAGCACGTCGAGCACATCCAGAACTTCTGGGGTGACCCGCTGACGGCGGCGGGGTCCCAGAGCGCCGACGGCAAGGCGGCGCTGCTGCAGGTGAACCTCGCCGGCAACCAGGGCGAGTCGCTGTCCAACGAGTCGGTCGACTCGATCCGCAACATCGTCAACCACACCACGCCGCCACCGGGGGTGAAGGTCTACGTCACCGGCGCCGCACCACTGGTCACCGACCAGTTCGAGGTCGGCAGGCAGGGCACCCTCAAGACCACCCTGATCACCCTCGGCGTCATCGCCATCATGCTGTTCTCGCTGTACCGACGGCTCACCACGGTGTTCCTGGTGATCTTCACCGTGATGATCGAGCTGACTGCGTCCCGAGGCGTGGTCGCCGTCCTGGCGAACGCCGGGGTCATCCAGTTGTCGACGTATTCGACGAACCTGCTGACGCTGCTGGTCATCGCCGCGGGCACCGACTATGCGATCTTCATCCTCGGCCGCTTCCACGAGGCGCGCCAGACCGGGCAGGACCGGGTCAGCGCCTTCGAGACGATGTACCGCGGCACCGCGCACATCATCCTCGGCTCGGGTCTGACGATCGCCGGCGCGGTGATGTGCCTGACGTTCACCCGGCTGCCCTACTTCAACAGCCTGGGCGTCCCGGCCGGCATCGGCGTCCTCGTCGCCGTCGTCGCGGCGTTGAGCCTCGCCCCGGCGCTGCTGAGCATCGGCCGCCACTTCGGTCTGTTCGAACCCGCCAGGCCCATGAAGACCAGGGGCTGGCGGCGCATCGGCACGGCCATCGTGCGGTGGCCCGCGCCGATCCTCATCACCACGGTCGGGATCGCCCTCGTCGGTCTACTGGCCCTGCCCGGCTACACGACGAGCTACGACGCGCGGCCCTACATGCCCGCGACGGCGCCCGCCAACGTCGGCTACGCGGCGGCCGAGCGCCACTTCTCCGAGGCCCGGCTCAACCCCGAGATCATGATGGTCGAGGCCGACCACGATCTGCGCAATCCGACGGACATGATCCTGCTGGAACGCGTCGCCAAGGCCGTGTTCCACACCGACGGCATCGCCCAGGTGCAGTCGATCACGCGGCCGCTGGGTACCCCGCTGGACCACACGTCGATCCCGTTCCAGATCAGTGCGGGCAATGCGGCGCAGATCCAGAACCTGCCGTTCCAGCAGGCCCGCGCCGCGGATCTGCTCAAGCAGGTCGCCGTGATCGACAACGGCATCGACGTGCTGCGGCAACAGTATTCACTGCAGCAGCAGTCGGGCGCCATCACCGACGAGCAGGCCAAGGCGTTCCAGCAGACCGTCGCGACCGCCCAGGATCTGCGCGACAAGATCGCCAACTTCGACGACTTCTTCCGGCCGCTGCGGGCCTACTTCTATTGGGAGCCGCACTGTTTCGACATCCCGGTCTGCGCGGCGCTGCGGTCGGTCTTCGACTCCCTCGACGGCATCGACGCGCTCACCGACCAACTGGGTGACGTCGCGGGCAGCATCGCGAAACTCGATGCGCTGCAACCGAAGCTGCTCGCACTGCTCCCCCCACAGCTGGCGAGCCAGCAGACCAACCGCGACCTGACGCTGACCAACTACGCCACCACCAACGGCATCGACCAGCAGAGCCAGGCGGCGCTGAACAACTCCACCGCCCTCGGCCAGGCCTACGACGCGTCCAAGACCGACGACTCCTTCTACCTGCCGCCGGAGGCCTTCACCAACCCCGAGTTCCTGCGTGGGCTCAAGCTGTTCCTGTCCCCCGACGGCACCGCGGCCCAGATGATCATCACCCACGACGGCGATCCCGCGACGCCCGAGGGCATTTCGCACATCGACGCCATCCGGCACGCGGCGCAGGAGGCCGTCAAGGGCACGCCGCTGGCCGGGTCCAAGATCTATCTCGCCGGAACGGCCGCGACCTACAAGGACATTCAGGACGGCGCGACCTATGACCTGCTGATCGCGGGCATCGCCGCGCTGAGCCTCATCCTGCTGGTCATGATGTTCATCACCAGGAGCATCGTCGCCGCGATCGTGATCGTCGGCACCGTGGCGCTGTCGCTGGGCGCGTCATTCGGGCTATCGGTGCTCATCTGGCAGGACATCTTCGGCATCCAGCTGTACTGGATCGTATTGGCGCTGGCCGTGATTCTGTTGTTGGCGGTGGGTTCGGACTACAACCTGCTGCTGATATCGCGCTTCCAGGAGGAGATCGACGCCGGCCTGAAGACGGGCATCATCCGGGCGATGGCCGGTTCGGGCAAGGTGGTCACCGCCGCGGGCCTGGTGTTCGCCGCCACCATGGCCTCGTTCATCTTCGCCGACCTGCGGATCCTGGGTCAGATCGGCACGACGATCGCGCTGGGATTGCTGTTCGACACCTTGATCGTGCGGTCGTTCATGACGCCGTCGATCGCGGCCCTGCTCGGTCGCTGGTTCTGGTGGCCGCTGCGGGTGCGCACCCATCCCGTCAGCCCACTGCATCGCCGGCCGGTCGAATCACCCGCCGCCGCAGGCCAATTGGCACTCTGGGACGACGGACCGCGCCACCGCGCGTAACGCGATCGGTCAGACGCGACCGGCGACGGCGATCTCGTCGGTGGTCTCGGAGTCGGTCGTGTCGGACTCGGTCGTGTCGGAGTCGATGACGGGAATCGTCTTGAGCGGCTTGCGCATCCTGGCCACCCGGCGCAGCTGAGCGGCGATGTTCATCGACGTCAGCATGGGAATGCCGCCGATGAACGTGCGAAACGACGGATGCCCACCGTCGAGGGAGAGCATGAAGAGGCAGCCGACGACGTAGAAGAACCCGATGCTGAACAGCGCCCCGGGAATGGCCAGGGCGAGTGGCGAGCGGGCATCGTTGACCAATTCGGTCGCATAGTCGAATTCGTCCCGCGTGAGTGGTTCGCGCTTGCGGATCTTGGCCAGGACCGCCTTGTGCGCGCCGACCACGTCGCCGAGGGGATGGGACTGCCGCCTCTCCATCCGGCGGATGTAGGCGAAGACGCAGGTGGCGAAGAACGCCTCCATGACCCCCGCGAGAATGGTCAACCCACCCCAGAGTCCGAGAACCATGCCTGACTCCTCCGCTTGCCGCCGAACCGTCGGGTAAAGATGTTACCCGAACTAAGCAATCGACGGCCGACCGTCGCCGGAGCTAGTACCCGAAGTACACCGCGGCCATGTCCTCGTCGCCGTGACCGGCCGCGCTCGCCGCGTCGAAGGCGGCGCGGACGCCGTCGACCAGTACGGTCGACAGCCCCGAGGCCGCGATCGCATCCCTGATCAGACCCGTGTCCTTGCGCACCCCGTCGACGCTGAACTGCGGCTCGAACGACGACTCGATGATCGCCTTGCCCTTGGCCTGCAGGTAGGGCGAGCCCGCGGCGGCACCATCGAACGCGTCGAGGATGAGCTGCTGGTCCACGTCGAGGCCCTTCGCGAGGGCGAAGGACTGGCCGATCGCTGCGGCGAGGGCACCGATCCACGCGTTGCAGACCAGTTTCAGCTTGGACCCGAGACCGAGCTCGGCCCCCACCCAGATCGTCTTGGACCCCATGGCGTCGAAGGCCGGCTGCACCCGTTCGCGCAGCGCGGGGTCACCGGAGGCCAACATCACGAGCTTGCCCTGCTCCGCGGGAGCCTTGGTGCCGAGCACCGGGCAGTCCAGGAAGGCGACGCCGTGCTCGGCGGCGATCGACGCCGTCTGCGCGGCGCCGTCGAGACCGACGGTGGCGCACTGGACGAAGACCGCGCCGTCGCCCATGGCGGGCAGCACCTTGGTCATCACGTCGACGGTGGCCGCGGCGTCGAACAGCATCGCCACGACGACGTCCGCGTCGGCGACCGCCGCGACCGGGTCCAGCGCGACCGTGGCCCCGTCGTCGGCCAGCGGCTCCGACCGTTTCGCCGTGCGGTTCCAGACCGTCACGTCGAACCCCTCGCGCAGTAGGGACTGCGCCATGCCCGCGCCCATGGCGCCCGTACCCAGAACCGTCACTCGCATGACGGCCATTGTGCCCTCGGAGGTGGTGGACGCGCCCTGAACGTCCGTCACGGCGCGGTCAGCGCCTCGGCCACCGCCTGGCCGAGTTCGGCCGTCGTCGCGGTTCCCCCGATGTCCGGGGTCAGGGTCTCCCCGCGCGCCAGCACGGACTCGATGGCGCCCAGTACGGCCGCGGCGGCCTGCGCCTCCCCGAGGTGCTCGAGCATCATCGACGCGCACCAGATTTGGCCGATCGGGTTGGCGACGCCGCGGCCGGCGATGTCGGGCGCCGAACCGTGCACGGGTTCGAAGAGGCTGGGAAAGCTGCGCTTGGGATTGATGTTGCCGCTGGGCGCGATGCCGATCGTGCCGGTACAGGCGGGTCCGAGGTCGGAGAGGATGTCGCCGAACAGATTGGAGGCGACGACGACGTCGAACCAGTCGGGGTGCATGACGAAGTTCGCCGTGAGGATGTCGATGTGGAACTTGTCGACGTCGACCTCGGGGTAGTTGGCGGCCATCGCCTGCACGCGCTCGTCCCAGTAGGGCATGGAGATGGAGATGCCATTGCTCTTCGTGGCCGAGGTGAGGTGCCGTCGGGGTCGGCTCTGCGCAAGGTCGAACGCGTACTTCAGGATTCGGTCGACGCCGACGCGCGTCATGACCGTCTGCTGCATGACGATCTCTCGATCGGTGCCCTCGAACATCGTGCCGCCGACGCTGGAGTACTCCCCTTCGGTATTCTCCCGCACGACGTAGAAGTCGACGTCGCCGGGTTCGCGGCCGGCGAGGGGACTGCGCACCCCCGGCATCAACCGGACCGGCCGGAGGTTCACGTATTGGTCGAACGCGCGCCGGAACTGCAGCAGACTGCCCCATAGCGAGACGTGATCGGGCACCACCTCGGGCCACCCCACGGCGCCGAAGAAGATCGCGTCGAAACGGCGAAGCTCGTCGAACCAGTTGTCGGGCAACATCTTTCCGTGCCTGGAATAGTAGTCGGCGCTGGAGTGATCGAAGTGCTCGACGTCGAACCGCACGTCGAAGGCGGCTCCAGCGGCCTCCAGGACGCGCAGCCCCTCCGGGACGACCTCGGTGCCGATGCCGTCGCCGGGGATGACGGCGATGCGGTGAGTGGTGGTCACGTGCCCATTCTGCGCGCCGTCGTGCGGGGCGCGGCGTTGCGTTCGTGTAAAGCCCTGCCCTTTTTTCGCGCTTCCTGGTGCGAGCGCCCGCGGATGGCCTTACGGTCGTCGGTAAGCGATCCGCTAAGTACGTCTTAACGGAAAGGAGCCGAGTGTTTACTGATCCGGTGACGACACTCCCCGCGGCCGACAGTGCCGCCCGCACGACGCTCGGCAACCGGCTGCGGCACGCCCGTGAGCGAGCCCGCATGTCCACCCGGGAACTGGCGACCCGGGCCGGGGTGAGTGCGGGGTTCATCAGCCAGCTGGAGAACGGCAAGTGCGGGGTCTCCGTCAGCGTGTTGAAGCGCATCGCGGCCGCGGTGGGCGTCTCGGTCGCCGACCTGCTCTCCGACGAGGCTCCGGTCGCGCGACCGGTGCTGCGGGCGCACGAGCGGCCCGTCTTCTCCAGCGACGGCGGACTTCGCAAACTGCTGCTCTCGCGCCCCCCGATCCGCCAACTCGAAGTCTACGAAGGCACTTTCGAGGTGGGCGGCTCGACGGGTCCCGAACCGTACGCCCACGACGACGCGCAGGAACTCTTCTACGTATTGACCGGCCACATGGAGATCTCGATCGCGTCGGAGACCCACGTGCTGGGTCCCCGAGACAGCGTCGAGTACCTCTCGACGGTGCCGCACCGGGCGGTCAACGTCGGTGCCACCGTGGCTCAAGCCATTTGGATCACCTCCCACTTCACCCCACCGGTCGACGTCAACCCGCTGACGTCGTCGGCGCAACACATGCCCATGCCACCGATCGAGGAATGACACCATGATCCCTTCCCGACTGCTGATCACCAACGGTCACGTCTTCACCCCCGCGGGCATCGTCGAGGAGCCGCTGCTCGTCGAGGACGGCGTCATCACCGCGATCGGCGCAGCCGCGCTGGACGTCTCCGGCGCCGTCGAGATCGACGCGGCCGGCGGACTTGTCTCCCCCGGCTTCCAGGACTGTCACATCCACCCGTACCACGCCGGCCTCGACATGATCGCCTGCGACCTGACCCCATACGACACCGCCGACGCCTACCTCGCCCGCATCGCCGAGTACGCGGCCGACAATCCCGAGCTGCCGTGGATCAGTGGTGGCGGCTGGTCGATGGACGCCTTTCCCGGCGGATTGCCCAGTGCCGCAGCGCTCGACGCCGTGGTCCCCGACCGTCCGGCGTTCTTCCCGAACCGCGACGGTCACGGCGCCTGGGTGAACTCCATGGCCCTGGAGATCGGCGGCATCGACGATTCCACGCCGGACCCGTTCGACGGCCGGATCGAACGCGACGCCGACGGCCACGCGATCGGCACGCTGCAGGAGGGCGCCATGGGCCTGGTCGCCCGGCACATTCCCCTGCCGACCCAGGACGACTTGGACGAAGCACTCGAGATCGCTCAGCGCCAACTGTTCCAGTGGGGCGTCACCGCCTGGCAGGACGCGATCGTCGGCGCCACCAACGACACTCCCGACACCTTGGACTCCTATCTGCGGGCCACGGCGTCGGGGGTGTTGAAGGCGCGGGTGGTGGGTGCGCTCTGGTGGGACCGCAACCGGGGCCTGGAACAGATTCCCGAGCTCGTCGCCAAGCGCGAGCGCGCCGTGGCGGCCGGCTTCGCGGCCACCACCGTGAAGATCATGCAGGACGGTGTCGCCGAGAACTTCACGGCCGGAATGCTCGAGCCCTACCTCGACTCGTGCGGTTGCCCCGGTGAGAACACCGGCAAGAGCTTCGTCGACCCGACCACCCTGATCGAGATCGCCACCCAGCTCGACGCACTGGGCTTCCAGTTGCACTTCCACGCCCTCGGCGACCGCGCGGTGCGGGAGTCGTTGGATGCCATCGAAGCCGCCCGCAAGGCGAACGGAGACAAGGATCTTCGGCACACGCTGGCGCACATCCAGGTGGTGCACCCCGACGACGTGCCCCGGTTCGCCGAACTCGGCGTGGTCGCCAACATGCAGCCGCTGTGGGCGCGGCACGAACCCCAGATGGACGTCCTCACGATCCCGTTCCTCGGCGCCCGCAGGGCCGCCTGGCAGTACCCCTTCGGGTCACTGCAGCGGGCCGGAGCACCGCTGGCCTCGGGCAGCGACTGGCCGGTCAGCACCGCCAATCCGTTGCACATCATCCACACCGCGGTCAACCGGTCGCCGGTGGGCGCGACGGGGTCGGCGACGCTGCCGTTCCTCGGCGAGCAGGCGCTGTCACTGGCCGACGCGTTGATCGCCCACAGCCTGGGTACCGCCTACCTCAACCACGACGAGCAGCGTTCCGGCACGATCGACGTCGGCAAGGCGGGCGACATCGTCATCCTCGACCGGGACATCTTCGCCGCCCCCGTCGCCGAGATCGGTTCGGCCACGGTCATTTACACGATCATCGGCGGCGAGGTCGTCTACGACGCAACCACCGCGCTGGTATCGGCGTGAGCACCGTCGACGTGGCCACCCGAACTACCGCCGCGCCGAGCGCCGTGGCCGGATCGGTTCGACTGCGCTCCCTGACGAAGGCCTACGGGTCGGCCGTCGCCGTGGACGACCTCAGCCTCGACGTGCAACCCGGTGAGTTCCTGAGCCTGCTGGGGCCCAGCGGGTGCGGCAAGACCACGACGCTGCGGATGATCGGCGGGTTCGAATTCCCCGACGATGGCTCCATTCAGATCTCCGGCCACAACGTCGAGAACCTGCCGCCGCACAAACGACCGGTCAACACCGTCTTTCAGGCCTATGCACTGTTCCCGCACATGAAGGTCGCCGACAACGTCGCCTACGGTCTGCGCCGTTCGGGGGTGCCGAAGTCGGACATGGCCGACCGGGTGAGCCGGGCGCTGGACATGGTGCGGATGACCGCGTTCGCCTCCAGGAAGCCGGCCCAACTCTCCGGCGGGCAGCAGCAACGCGTCGCTCTGGCACGGGCTTTGGTGAACCGGCCGGCGGTGCTGCTGCTGGACGAACCGATGAGCGCACTGGACCGCAAGCTGCGGGAGGAGATGCAGGTCGAACTCAAACTCCTGCAACACGAACTCGGCACGACGTTCATCTTCGTCACCCACGACCAGGAGGAGGCGCTGTCGATGAGCGACCGGGTCGCGGTCATGAAGGACGGCCGCATCGAGCAGATCGGCACGGCCTCTAGTGTCTACGACTCTCCGGAGTCGGCCTTCGTCGCGGGCTTCATCGGCCGGCAGAACTCCTTCGCGGGCACGATCTCGTCCTTCGGCAGTGACG
This region includes:
- a CDS encoding ABC transporter ATP-binding protein, giving the protein MSTVDVATRTTAAPSAVAGSVRLRSLTKAYGSAVAVDDLSLDVQPGEFLSLLGPSGCGKTTTLRMIGGFEFPDDGSIQISGHNVENLPPHKRPVNTVFQAYALFPHMKVADNVAYGLRRSGVPKSDMADRVSRALDMVRMTAFASRKPAQLSGGQQQRVALARALVNRPAVLLLDEPMSALDRKLREEMQVELKLLQHELGTTFIFVTHDQEEALSMSDRVAVMKDGRIEQIGTASSVYDSPESAFVAGFIGRQNSFAGTISSFGSDGVTVRTGGLSLYSSRPTKGGVPASSGGKVSAAIRPESVVVTAAGPDVPSAASDAVNCVTGTLLGVSELGHSLQLVVHTPDDAQVLARLPRAANPPTELGSPVLCSWTADAVRIFTS